Proteins from one Nicotiana tabacum cultivar K326 chromosome 23, ASM71507v2, whole genome shotgun sequence genomic window:
- the LOC107764721 gene encoding exocyst complex component EXO70A1-like: MGIPRNTGGGVDVLSERAKMMRDAVEKSQSITDNVVNILGSFDHRLSALDTAMRPTQIRTHAIRKAHGNIDKTLKAAEVILSQFDISRQAEVKILKGPHEDLESYLQAIEQLRNNIRFFSNNKSFKSSDGVLSHANSLLAKAISKLEEEFKQLLLSYSKPVEPDRLFECLPNSMRPSSGSPGHQESSGKNRLSNSNAEQNGAENAVFTPPALIPPRILPLLHDLAQQMIQAGHQQQFVKIYRDTRSPVLEESLRLLGVEKLSKDDVQKMQWEVLEAKIGNWIHFMRIAVKLLFSGEHKVCDQIFEGFDSLKDQCFAEVTTSSVAMLLSFGDAIAKSKRSPEKLFVLLDMYEIMRELHSEIESLFIGKACNEIRESAFGLTKRLAQTAQETFSDFEEAVEKDATKTAVSDGTVHPLTSYVINYVKFLFDYQSTLKQLFQEFENGGDSNSQLAAVTMRIMQALQSNLDGKSKQYKDPALTHLFLMNNIHYMVRSVRRSEAKDLLGDDWVQRHRRVVQQHANQYKRIAWAKILQCLSIQGLTSSGGSNSGSVDGQNSSGVSRSIVKDRFKIFNVQFEELHQRQTQWTVPDTELRESLRLAVAEVLLPAYRSFIKRFGPLVESGKNSQKYIRYSAEDLDRMLGEFFEGKTLNEPKR; the protein is encoded by the exons ATGGGTATACCAAGAAACACAGGAGGAGGTGTAGATGTGCTAAGTGAAAGAGCAAAAATGATGAGAGATGCAGTGGAGAAGAGTCAATCCATTACAGACAATGTGGTCAATATCTTGGGTTCTTTTGATCACCGCCTTTCTGCTCTTGACACTGCTATGCGTCCCACTCAG ATAAGGACTCATGCTATTAGGAAAGCTCATGGAAATATTGATAAGACTTTAAAGGCTGCTGAGGTTATACTGTCCCAATTTGATATTTCTCGTCAG GCGGAAGTTAAAATACTTAAAGGGCCACATGAGGATCTAGAAAGTTATCTTCAAGCAATTGAACAGCTGAGAAACAATATTCGCTTCTTCAGCAACAACAAGAGCTTCAAGAGTAGCGATGGAGTGCTCAGTCATGCTAATAGTTTGCTAGCCAAGGCTATTTCAAAGCTCGAAGAGGAGTTTAAGCAGCTCTTGTTATCTTATAG TAAACCTGTTGAACCTGATCGGCTCTTTGAGTGTCTCCCAAATTCAATGCGACCATCATCTGGATCACCTGGACACCAGGAGTCTAGTGGTAAGAACCGTCTGTCCAATAGCAATGCTGAGCAAAATGGTGCAGAAAATGCTGTCTTCACACCGCCAGCTCTTATACCTCCAAGGATCCTGCCTTTACTGCACGATTTAGCCCAACAGATGATTCAAGCTGGTCATCAACAgcaatttgtaaaaatatacag GGATACGCGTTCTCCTGTACTGGAAGAAAGTCTTCGCCTTTTGGGAGTGGAAAAACTTAGCAAAGATGATGTTCAGAAGATGCAATGGGAAGTTCTGGAAGCTAAAATTGGAAATTGGATTCATTTTATGCGAATTGCT GTCAAATTGTTATTTTCTGGGGAGCATAAAGTGTGTGATCAAATATTTGAGGGATTTGATTCACTCAAGGATCAATGTTTTGCTGAAGTTACTACCTCGAGTGTCGCAATGCTCCTTAGTTTTGGTGATGCAATTGCAAAAAGCAAAAGATCACCTGAGAAGTTATTTGTGCTTCTAGATATGTATGAAATAATGCGGGAACTTCATTCAGAG ATTGAATCACTTTTCATAGGTAAAGCTTGCAATGAAATTAGGGAATCTGCCTTTGGTTTGACAAAGCGACTTGCCCAGACAGCCCAAGAAACCTTTAGTGACTTTGAAGAAGCAGTTGAGAAGGATGCAACTAAAACTGCCGTCTCAGATGGAACTGTCCATCCCTTGACCAGCTATGTGATTAATTATGTGAAGTTCCTGTTTGA CTATCAATCAACACTGAAGCAACTATTCCAAGAATTTGAAAATGGAGGAGATTCAAATTCTCAGCTAGCTGCTGTTACTATGCGTATAATGCAGGCTCTTCAAAGCAATTTGGACGGGAAATCTAAGCAGTATAAGGATCCTGCTCTGACTCACTTGTTCCTTATGAACAATATTCACTATATGGTCAGATCTGTGCGCAG GTCTGAAGCCAAAGATTTATTAGGGGATGACTGGGTGCAACGACACCGGAGAGTTGTACAACAACATGCAAATCAATATAAAAGAATTGCTTGGGCAAAG ATCCTTCAATGCCTATCAATTCAAGGGCTAACATCATCTGGAGGCAGTAACTCTGGTAGTGTAGATGGACAGAATAGTAGTGGAGTTTCAAGATCGATTGTGAAAGACAG GTTTAAGATATTCAATGTGCAGTTTGAAGAGCTTCATCAACGGCAAACTCAATGGACTGTTCCAGATACTGAGTTGCGAGAGTCATTGAGGCTTGCGGTCGCTGAAGTTTTGCTGCCTGCATACAGATCTTTCATTAAACGCTTTGg GCCTTTAGTTGAGAGTGGTAAAAACTCCCAAAAGTACATCAGATATTCAGCTGAAGATCTTGACCGTATGCTTGGTGAATTCTTTGAGGGTAAGACGTTAAATGAGCCCAAACGGTGA
- the LOC107827790 gene encoding E3 ubiquitin-protein ligase RGLG2-like: MGGKCSKRPKTGGYSGNPQSSYTQPSYNYPTYQAYCGPLPASRKYSKINDDYNSIEQVTDALARAGLESSNLIVGIDFTKSNEWTGARSFQGKSLHHIADNQQNPYEQAISIIGRTLSKFDEDNLIPCFGFGDASTHDQQVFSFYQDEKVCYGFEQVLSRYRELVPQLRLAGPTSFAPIIEMAISIVEQSGGQYHVLLIIADGQVTTSVDAARGQLSPQEKRTVEAIVKASQYALSIVVVGVGDGPWDMMREFDDNIPARAFDNFQFVNFTEIMSKNVNWSRKEAEFALAALMEIPSQYKATLELNILGARRGLEIGTIPLPPPPYGAI, translated from the coding sequence ATGGGTGGCAAGTGTTCAAAGAGGCCAAAAACTGGCGGATATTCAGGCAATCCGCAGTCATCATATACTCAACCAAGCTACAATTATCCGACTTATCAGGCATATTGTGGTCCACTTCCTGCATCAAGGAAATATTCAAAGATCAACGATGACTACAACAGCATAGAACAGGTTACTGATGCGCTTGCACGTGCAGGACTAGAGTCTTCGAACTTAATTGTTGGCATCGATTTTACCAAGAGCAATGAGTGGACCGGTGCAAGGTCATTCCAAGGGAAAAGTTTGCATCATATCGCGGATAATCAGCAAAATCCATATGAACAAGCAATATCTATCATTGGAAGAACACTATCAAAGTTTGATGAGGACAACTTAATTCCTTGTTTTGGATTTGGTGATGCCTCAACACATGACCAACAAGTCTTCAGTTTCTATCAGGATGAGAAAGTATGTTATGGATTCGAGCAAGTACTGAGTCGATATAGAGAATTAGTTCCTCAATTACGCCTTGCTGGACCAACGTCGTTTGCTCCTATTATTGAAATGGCAATCAGTATTGTAGAGCAGAGTGGTGGCCAATACCATGTTTTGTTGATAATAGCAGATGGACAGGTTACAACAAGTGTAGATGCTGCGCGTGGTCAATTAAGCCCTCAAGAGAAGAGAACAGTTGAAGCAATTGTGAAAGCAAGCCAATATGCCTTGTCTATTGTTGTAGTTGGGGTTGGAGATGGGCCGTGGGATATGATGAGGGAATTCGATGACAATATACCTGCTCGAGCGTTTGACAATTTCCAGTTTGTTAATTTTACAGAAATCATGTCAAAAAATGTGAACTGGTCCAGGAAAGAAGCAGAGTTTGCATTGGCAGCATTGATGGAAATACCTTCTCAGTACAAGGCAACTCTCGAGCTGAACATTTTGGGTGCTCGTCGAGGGCTGGAAATTGGCACGATTCCTCTCCCTCCTCCTCCCTATGGTGCAATTTAG